One Rhododendron vialii isolate Sample 1 chromosome 2a, ASM3025357v1 genomic region harbors:
- the LOC131317751 gene encoding pentatricopeptide repeat-containing protein At3g61360, translating into MLHSLKLHRPTHLLLPHKTLTLLLLHFSSSEPQTQIEKIVKIINDHPFPNHPLHPTLSHHIPTPLLSPPLVENVLGRLFASHSNGLKAYEFYKFSVQSSNFNPTPDAFEKTLHILSRMRYFDKAWELMEEISRSHPHLLTLKSMSILLSRIARFQTYEETLEAFERMEKSVFVDKEFGVDELNVLLRAFCTQRQMKEARSVFNKMVNRFSPNAKTMNILLLGFKQTGDITSVELFYHEMIRRGFKPDSVTYSIRINAYCKKGRVGDGLRLVKEMELVNLLPTIETMSSLIHGAGVARNLAKARELFDEIPVRNLVADTGAYNALLSCFVKSRDAKSAAELMDEMEEKGVGYDNVTYHTMFLILMRAKDMDSVIELYEKMAKRNFVPKVRTVVLVMKFFCKSRRSDLGLELWGYLLERGHCPHGHALDLLATGLCAHEKVGEAFECAKQMVERGRHMSEAVFRMLERFLVQGGEMEKLRELNELIKRLQKVLPPSRGHATGILSTHQ; encoded by the coding sequence ATGCTCCACTCCCTCAAACTCCACAGACCCAcccacctcctcctcccccaCAAAACCCTCACACTTCTCCTCCTCCACTTTTCCTCCTCAGAACCACAAACCCAAATCGAAAAAATCGTCAAAATCATCAACGACCACCCATTCCCAAACCACCCACTCCACCCCACCCTCTCCCACCACATCCCCACGCCTCTCCTCTCCCCTCCGCTCGTCGAAAACGTGCTCGGCCGCCTCTTCGCCTCCCACTCCAACGGCCTCAAAGCCTACGAATTCTACAAGTTCTCTGTCCAAAGCTCCAACTTCAACCCAACCCCCGACGCCTTCGAGAAAACCCTCCACATCCTGTCCCGGATGCGCTACTTCGACAAGGCCTGGGAGTTGATGGAGGAGATCAGTCGCTCGCACCCGCACTTGTTGACCTTAAAGTCGATGAGCATTTTGCTATCGAGAATCGCCAGGTTCCAAACGTACGAGGAAACACTAGAAGCTTTTGAGAGGATGGAGAAAAGTGTGTTTGTTGATAAGGAATTTGGCGTGGACGAGCTTAATGTGTTACTTAGGGCTTTTTGCACGCAGAGGCAAATGAAGGAGGCAAGATCCGTGTTCAATAAGATGGTTAATCGGTTTTCGCCCAATGCGAAGACAATGAATATCTTGCTGTTAGGGTTTAAGCAAACAGGCGATATTACTTCCGTTGAGCTGTTCTACCATGAGATGATTCGACGAGGGTTTAAGCCTGATAGTGTGACTTACAGTATTCGAATCAATGCTTATTGCAAGAAAGGACGTGTTGGTGATGGTTTGAGACTTGTTAAAGAAATGGAATTGGTGAACTTGTTGCCTACTATTGAAACGATGTCTAGTTTGATTCATGGAGCAGGGGTTGCTCGGAATTTAGCCAAGGCGCGAGAGCTGTTTGATGAAATACCCGTGAGAAACTTGGTGGCGGACACTGGGGCTTATAATGCTTTACTGAGTTGTTTTGTCAAGTCGAGAGACGCAAAGTCTGCAGCGGAGTTAATGGATGAGATGGAAGAGAAAGGCGTTGGATATGACAATGTCACGTACCATACTATGTTTCTCATATTAATGAGGGCAAAAGATATGGACTCTGTAATTGAGCTATATGAGAAGATGGCGAAGAGAAATTTCGTTCCCAAGGTGCGAACGGTGGTGCTGGTGATGAAATTCTTCTGTAAGAGCCGTCGATCTGATTTGGGTTTGGAGTTGTGGGGTTATCTGTTGGAGAGAGGTCATTGTCCCCACGGTCATGCATTGGATCTGTTGGCGACCGGATTGTGCGCACATGAAAAGGTGGGAGAAGCCTTTGAATGTGCAAAACAAATGGTGGAGAGAGGGAGGCATATGAGTGAGGCGGTGTTTCGGATGTTGGAGAGGTTTTTGGTGCAGGGTGGAGAGATGGAGAAGTTGAGGGAGCTCAACGAGTTGATCAAGCGATTGCAAAAGGTTTTGCCACCATCAAGAGGGCATGCCACTGGTATTCTCTCAACCCACCAGTAG
- the LOC131317752 gene encoding omega-hydroxypalmitate O-feruloyl transferase-like — MGISKDNLSEITVERGEPTLVPPAEDTNKKGAFYFLSNIDIKFQAKVRTVYCFKPSDQNQGGGDDEVLVGVIKNALSKVLVHYYPVAGRLAMDSEGRPVVDCTGEGAVFVEAKADCSVEEIGNDTVAMEKLVYDTPDAKHVLEVPPLAAQVTKFKNGGFVLGICVNHFVFDGATAMDFINHWGEIARGFPLKVSPFLDRSILRARNPPQIEFPHTEFSEIEDISNTNDLYTEEMVYESFSFDLDKLERLKTAATKDGVLVKCSTFEALSAFIWRSRTQALKLRHDQKIKVLLVVDGRSKFDPPLPEHYFGNGVALTSSHSTAGELTEKPLSFAVQLIREAIQRVTDHYMKSAIDYLQVNGGNLSMNATLIISSWTRLSFETTDFGWGQPYLAGRTSLPGKELALFLSHPTNKKSINVLISFPTSSMKIFQKLMHI; from the exons ATGGGCATTTCAAAAGACAATCTGTCTGAAATAACTGTGGAAAGGGGAGAGCCAACTCTAGTTCCTCCTGCAGAGGATACAAACAAGAAGGGTGCTTTCTATTTCTTGTCAAACATTGACATCAAATTTCAAGCCAAAGTACGTACCGTATATTGCTTCAAGCCAAGTGATCAGAACCAAGGCGGTGGCGACGACGAGGTACTGGTGGGGGTGATAAAGAATGCCTTGTCGAAGGTTCTGGTTCACTACTACCCGGTGGCTGGTCGGCTGGCCATGGATTCGGAGGGGAGGCCGGTTGTGGATTGCACCGGTGAAGGCGCTGTTTTTGTCGAGGCGAAAGCTGATTGTAGTGTAGAAGAGATAGGGAATGATACGGTGGCCATGGAGAAGCTGGTCTACGATACTCCTGATGCCAAACACGTACTTGAAGTCCCACCGCTCGCAGCACAG GTGACGAAGTTTAAAAATGGAGGATTCGTTCTCGGGATATGCGTGAACCATTTCGTATTTGATGGAGCTACAGCCATGGACTTCATCAACCACTGGGGTGAAATTGCTCGGGGCTTCCCATTGAAAGTTTCTCCATTCCTGGACAGAAGCATACTCAGAGCACGAAACCCGCCCCAGATTGAGTTCCCTCACACTGAGTTTTCTGAGATTGAAGATATATCAAACACCAATGACCTTTATACCGAAGAAATGGTTTATGAATCGTTCTCGTTTGACCTCGACAAACTTGAGAGACTGAAAACGGCAGCGACGAAAGACGGGGTTCTAGTCAAGTGCTCTACGTTCGAAGCCCTTTCTGCCTTTATTTGGAGGAGCAGGACTCAAGCTCTGAAACTGCGCCATGATCAAAAGATAAAAGTCCTCTTGGTCGTCGATGGACGGTCGAAATTTGATCCGCCATTACCAGAGCATTACTTTGGCAATGGCGTTGCGCTTACGAGTTCCCATTCTACTGCAGGCGAACTAACAGAGAAACCGCTTTCATTTGCAGTCCAACTAATCCGAGAGGCAATTCAAAGGGTCACAGACCATTATATGAAGTCTGCTATAGACTATTTACAAGTAAACGGAGGTAATCTATCCATGAATGCAACACTTATAATCAGCTCTTGGACAAGGTTATCTTTTGAAACCACGGATTTCGGGTGGGGGCAGCCCTATCTCGCAGGCCGCACATCGTTGCCTGGGAAGGAACTAGCTCTATTCCTCTCACATCCGACAAACAAGAAAAGCATTAATGTGCTTATAAGTTTTCCAACTTCTTCCATGAAGATCTTCCAAAAACTCATGCACATTTAG